A stretch of DNA from Desmospora activa DSM 45169:
ACATCCAATACTTTGGTCCCAGCTGGGTACCCGATGAGGAGACCAGGATCTCGATTGTGAGCGGTTCCGAGGAATTTGGGATTATCGTGGAACAGGGATCCAAAATTGTCTCATTGGGAACAAATGTTGAATCCCCGGTTAAAATCGACAACATCATTATCGAAAACCAATCGTGGATTCGATTGATCGATAAGTAATAAAAAATAACAAAAATCCCTGTCATTATGGACAGGGATTTTTGTTTGGATGGAGATTGTGTGATGAGCTAAATCTGATGCTCAAAAGCGGCTTGCAAGCGGCGCACGAGATTCCCTGGCGTGCTGTCCCCTACAGGTGTGCCGTCAATCTCGATAACAGGAGTGATCTCCATGGTGGTACTGGTGATAAATACCTCATCCGCCCTGTGCAGATCTTGTAAGGTAAATGCTTCTTCCTTTACAGGGATGCCCATGTCTGCTGCCAACTCCAGTACGACTTGGCGGGTGATTCCGTGAAGAATCAAGTTATTGGCGGGATGTGTAAATAGTTGTCCATCCTTAGCCAGAAAGACATTGGTGGAGCTACCCTCTGTTACCGTTTCATCCCGGTGCAGGATGGATTCCTGGCAGCCATGTTCTTTTGCTTTTTGCTTTGCAAGGACGGCACCCAGCAGATTAAGGCTTTTAATATCGCAACGCAACCATCGAATATCCGGTTGTGTCATGGTACGTATTCCGTTTTGTAGATGGTTGAGGGGACGTTCCGCTTCCACTGTGTATGCGACGATGACAGAGTGGCTCTCTTCTGGAAACGGGTGTGAGCGGGGAGCGACCCCCCTACTGGTTTGCAGGTAGACGGTACCGTCGGCTAGTTGATTCGTCTGCACCAACTCCTGCAGCAATTGACTTAAGCGTTCTAAATTGTAAGGAAGTTGTAAGCTGATTTCATCGGCGCTTCGTTGAAAGCGATCGAGGTGGTCTTGCAGGCGAAAGGCTTTCCCATTGTAAACCCGGATAACTTCATAGATACCGTCACCAAATTGGTAGCCCCGGTCTTCAATGTCGACTTGGGCGTTTTCCCGCTTTGTCAGTTGGTCATGAAACAAGATCATTTCAACGTTGCCTCCCACTAATAGGATTGATCCAATTGTGACGCATTCTCTTTCACTTGGCAAGTTGAAATTGCCTAATTCCCAATCGGACCTTCACAGGGTCTTTCCATGTTTTTAACTGGATTACCAGACAAGCCTTAAAAGCAAGTCCGGAAAAAGGTTGTGTGACTGGCAGAATTGCTCCGTATTTCCCCAGGCGGCCCGGATCGGTCCCGTTCGATAAAATTCAAATTTTATTCCATATATGGTAGTGGTATAATATATTGGAACCTACATGTTGTGATTAATGATGCATCCAATAGAATGTCCATCACCGTTTAATCGCAATAACAACGGGGCATGAGGGGGAGTAAGGATTGAAAATCGAGCGTTATTTTACGCAAAAAGGTCAAGATCCCTTTGAGTCGGTGACGTATGTGAGACGGGATTGTCGCATTACCAATCCCGATGGAACGGTTGTCTTTGAGATGACGGGAGCAGAGATACCGGAAAACTGGTCGCAAGTGGCGGCGGATATCATGATTTCTAAGTATTTTCGCAAAGCAGGTGTTCCGCAATTTGACGAGAATGGCCAACCGCTGTTTGATGAAGCGGGTAATCCTATCACCGGCCCGGAACGAAGTGCGAAGCAAGTGATTCATCGCTTAGCGGGCTGTTGGCGGGAATGGGGGGAGCAGGCGGGATATTTCGATACCCCGGAAGATGGACAAGCCTTTTATGATGAGTTGGTTTATATGTTGCTGCACCAGATGGCGGCCCCCAATTCCCCGCAGTGGTTTAATACGGGATTGGCTTATGCCTATGGCATTACCGGTAAGCCTCAGGGGCATTACTATGTCGATTCAAAAACCGAAGAGTTAAAAAAAGGAAAAGACGCCTATAGCCGTCCTCAGCCCCATGCTTGTTTTATTCAATCGGTGGAGGATGATCTGGTCAACGAAAACGGCATTATGGATTTATGGGTGCGGGAAGCGCGTCTATTTAAATACGGCAGCGGCACTGGCACCAATTTTTCCAATATCCGCGGCAAAGGGGAACCCCTTTCCGGTGGCGGGACCTCCTCCGGTCTGTTGTCCTTTCTCAAAATCGGGGATCGGGCGGCGGGAGCGATTAAATCCGGTGGTACGACCCGCCGTGCAGCCAAGATGGTAACATTGGATCTGGACCATCCCGATGTGGAAGAGTTTATCAACTGGAAATCGCAAGAGGAAAAGAAAGTGCGCGCCTTGATTGCGGCGGGCTATGATCCTTCCTTCAATGGTGAGGCTTATGAGACGATCTCCGGTCAAAACTCCAATAATTCCGTGCGCGCACCCAATCAATTTTTTAAGGTGTTGGACGCTGACGGTGGATGGGATTTAAAACGACGGACCGACGGCAAAACAGCCAAAACGATACCTGCCCGTGAGCTATGGCGTCAGATCAGCTCAGCGGCATGGGAGTGCGCTGATCCTGGCTTGCAATACGACGGCACTATCAACGAGTGGCATACCTCTCCTGCGGGAATAGATGGGCAGTTTGGCGCGCGCCACAACCGTATCAACGCGTCTAATCCGTGTAGCGAATATATGTTCCTGGACAATACCGCCTGCAATCTGGCCTCCCTCAATCTGATCAAGTTTTTTGATGCGGACAAGAGCCGTTTTGATATTCCCGCGTTGAAACATGCCTCTCGTCTATGGACGATTGTGCTGGAAATCTCCGTGTTGATGGCGCAGTATCCTTCCAAGGAGATTGCGCAGCTCTCGTATGAGTATCGTACCTTAGGGCTGGGGTATGCCAATATCGGCACCGTGCTGATGGTCTCCGGTATTCCTTACGATTCAGAGCGGGCATTGGCAGTGACAGGGGCGGTGACGGCGATTATGACGGGTACCGCTTATGCCGCCTCAGCGGAAATGGCGAAGGAGTTGGGTGTATTTAAGGCGTTTC
This window harbors:
- the dat gene encoding D-amino-acid transaminase, with amino-acid sequence MILFHDQLTKRENAQVDIEDRGYQFGDGIYEVIRVYNGKAFRLQDHLDRFQRSADEISLQLPYNLERLSQLLQELVQTNQLADGTVYLQTSRGVAPRSHPFPEESHSVIVAYTVEAERPLNHLQNGIRTMTQPDIRWLRCDIKSLNLLGAVLAKQKAKEHGCQESILHRDETVTEGSSTNVFLAKDGQLFTHPANNLILHGITRQVVLELAADMGIPVKEEAFTLQDLHRADEVFITSTTMEITPVIEIDGTPVGDSTPGNLVRRLQAAFEHQI